A region of the Antedon mediterranea chromosome 4, ecAntMedi1.1, whole genome shotgun sequence genome:
TCTGtctattaaatgtttttaaatcgTAATGCAtctgtattatttttagtatCTTAACTCTCTTGAAGAACAAGCCAAGACAAACATAGCCCTCTGGCAGTGGAGTCTTGTCCTTCAACGTAAGGTACTCGTTGCGTGGGTTGCGTACACTGCTGACAAAAAGCGAAAGCAAGCTCGTTTTGAGGTTGCTATGGCCACAAGGCGCAAGAGGTTGTTGCGGGATGGGGCAGCACAATGGCTGAGCGTGGCATCGTATCTTGCTAGTGAACGGGAGAAATTCGCTGCTCAAAAACAAGCTCAGGTAAGTTACCTAAGTTAGATAAAGTCTTATATTTGTGCAAAATACAAGGATCATTTGAGAATAAATTCTCACATTGATACAATCAACACCCTGCAACATAACTGTTGAATAGTGGGATTGTCTATAACTGGCCAATAGGTAGTAGTCCTTCTTGCACTGTGATTGTGCTAACCATCTACTGGTTCTTATAGATGGtgatatattgtttttttagaaTGCATTTACATCGTATCAGATTGTTCACCGGTGTGCTATGAAATGGAGACAGAAGACACATGATAGAAGAAACGCTAGGCCATCAAAGAAACATAATTTGAAGCAAAACAAACTGATACAGCCACCAGTTCCACATCCATCTTCTACAGAGCCTCTAATGTCTGTGAAGGTAGACCCAGCCCAGGAAGTCGGCCTAGCATCTATAGACAGGTATAGTGgaattgttatattgttttgtttacatatttaggGAAATTGCCAAgtataaccataagcaaattcattcaCAATCCTTCTAAAACACAAGATACTTGAAataaagtcttattacaagtctttgatACTCAACACAATACAAATTACTGTAAAAACagatgaaaattattattttcaatcaaCCTTTGATTCTCATTTAAGGTTGTTATCAGGTTTAAGAGGCAGGCAGCGGCCTCAGCCTCGAAGGCCGGCATTTCTTATGGATTCTTTGCAGAAGGAAGGCCTTTGGCAGGACCCTATTACACCTAGTGAAGGCCTTTGGCAGGACCCTATTACACCTAATGAAaggtatatactgtacattcaaaatgttaagaaattacttgtaattaacaatattaatatattctttgaaggtttgcatcgtgaaatcaaatgttgacataaagtttgcggtacaccacttatattagttctgaaaagaactgttgagtttcttgatGTTTCAATCAATATGCTTTGGTCGTCCTCacaccgcaaactttatatcattaataataatgatatttagtGCACACATTCACTAAAAACTAGAACAAGCACCACATCATGATCCtgaattattgttttgtttttatccTTCGTTGATATAACTAGAAAAGTGGAGGATTCAAGCAATGCCATGTTTATAACTGAACATTCTCCAGAAAGATATACACAAACTGAACATAAATTGACTGTTGTAGAAGACGAATTAATTGATTCCGGTTTTGTCCGAAGAGATAAAGGAGATACCAAAGACAAACAACCACAAAGATTACCTACATTTATGGAAGCACCAGTAAAAAAACAGTCCTTGCCTCAAAGAGGTAGCGTTCATCCAAATAAGGCATCAGTAGGGAGTAAGCCAGTACTTATACCGCCATCAGTATTCATGAAACCACCTGCTCACAAAGATCATACAACTGTGGTAGCAAAGCAGAAAAGTCATCTTAGGCAGCTATCAAGTTCAGATGACTCATCTGATAATAGAGATGATGAACCGCCTGGTCTTCCTGTACCCCATCATCAACCAGTTACTCCACCATTACGAACATCGTTTGAAGTAACAAGCCCATCGTGGGCATCTAGTGTTCGTGATGAGACCTCACCCCATGGCAATCAAGAAAGAAAACCTCATCCAAAGTCTGAATTGGTTCTTTTACCGCCAGATGCATTTATTTCAGGAAAGAAACATCAGGAATCTTCTGAGAGATTAACATTGCAGCAGGAATTGGAAGACATCAGAGATAAGCTGAAAACGTTCCAAcagttaaaatcaaaattaaggTGACCAGTCATTTGTGTAGTATACTCAAACAGtatgaatatttatatcaataccttttataaagctctgtctacaaactttatgtgataaaaaatatatggatgtgatgatttcatatcactaccatacttaagcatatcactaccatatatgggcacattacactttttttgtcaaactattttgatagtgtagacagcttaagAGTGCATATTAGAATAAATATATGTGGTCTGCATAGCACATTCAGTATCTTAAGATATGCCTCCTGCACTTAGTGTGCAGTGTAAAACTGAACTGATTAGATCAATATGTTTACTATTCTTAGATCATTGAAAGAACAAGACAAACAACTGACTGAATGGCTTAAAAATCAAGATTCATCTGCTGATTGTGATTTGGAAATACAAGATGTTATTGATGAACTTCATGAGGTACGCACTATGACATGACTTATATAtgataaatactgtacaaatctATCAACcatcaaatttccattttggcTCTCTGTAATAGGTTGATGCCTTTTACAAGAGAACACGTATTAACAACTAACTTTACCTTATAATGTTTGAATTTAGTATATTACCCCTTCTTCTTGTGAAAGGCAGCAACCAATTTCTTATCTTTATGTCAATGTACtgatttattatttcatagagtgaGATGGAAATTAAAGAACTTGAAATACAAATCCAGTTTGAAAAGCCAGGTGCAATGAAGTTAGCCACAAGGGCACAAGAGTTGATAAAGCAAGTGGAGTAGAATTCAGTTTGAAAAGCCAGGTGCAATGAAGTTAGCCACAAGGGCACAAGAGTTGATAGAGCAAGTGGAGTAGAATTCAGTTTGAAAAGCCAGGTGCAATGAAGTTAGCCACAAGGGCACAAGAGTTGATTAAACAAGTGGAGTAAAATCATGTTTATGtattttctgttgagcacaaagaTTTCTGAATGTAATATGCCAATTGCCTCTAGAAGTTCTTGCCAATTTTGAGGTTGCTGCTGGGTTGAGACTTCTCAAACCCCTAAAAATAGTAATGCCACCATTTACAGAAGTTCCACAGGGAGCGACATTTTGGCCTAAGAATCGGCCTAGGGTGCTTTCATCCACTTTTGTGCCACCTACTTATGTATAACAATACTTCCAAAGTTGATGCTTACGTACGTTGCTTTGCTTGTGGCCTAAGATCGATGATTCCAGGCAAGATATACACTGTGAAGAAGAACTCTACAGAATGTTATAGACAACACATTAACAGTGCTAATAAAATGTTGGGCTATCCtgaaaaatcttttataaatgtattttatcagTAATTTATGTTTATCTCTTTGTATGTAGTTTTTTATAATGTCGATTTTCCTCTAATTCAAATCAAATGTATGTATAcagtgtataaaaaaataacttaacAACACAACTAGTAGATGacattgtgtttttgtttgttgtcaTTTTTACACACAAAACATATGCTGTTCATACAAACATAATCATGTATCTG
Encoded here:
- the LOC140047495 gene encoding uncharacterized protein, producing the protein MIVKWKEFNAIQLRKRLLQHQSIWLHNTRLLSFGFNNWKTQYLNSLEEQAKTNIALWQWSLVLQRKVLVAWVAYTADKKRKQARFEVAMATRRKRLLRDGAAQWLSVASYLASEREKFAAQKQAQNAFTSYQIVHRCAMKWRQKTHDRRNARPSKKHNLKQNKLIQPPVPHPSSTEPLMSVKVDPAQEVGLASIDRLLSGLRGRQRPQPRRPAFLMDSLQKEGLWQDPITPSEGLWQDPITPNERKVEDSSNAMFITEHSPERYTQTEHKLTVVEDELIDSGFVRRDKGDTKDKQPQRLPTFMEAPVKKQSLPQRGSVHPNKASVGSKPVLIPPSVFMKPPAHKDHTTVVAKQKSHLRQLSSSDDSSDNRDDEPPGLPVPHHQPVTPPLRTSFEVTSPSWASSVRDETSPHGNQERKPHPKSELVLLPPDAFISGKKHQESSERLTLQQELEDIRDKLKTFQQLKSKLRSLKEQDKQLTEWLKNQDSSADCDLEIQDVIDELHESEMEIKELEIQIQFEKPGAMKLATRAQELIKQVE